The sequence TCATGTGAAATCTTTTCACATATGCACTCTTTTCTTAATTCAAACTTTGAATCAGGAACCTTACTATACTTCTGTGAATCTTTTTGAATATTTGTTTGTGTGAAGTCATTGTCCATTGTGAAGACTTTCTTATATTGGAGGCTACTCTATGATTGATATAACCCTTATAAGTTATGTTATAGTAGCTCCTCTAAAACTTATCTATCACTAACGATTGCTATAACAGTGTATGGCCTCTGAAAGTCTATAATAAATTGGAATTCCTACACTTTCATGGGTTGTGTATAGATTCTGTAAAAACCCCTGTTCTGAACCTCATCGTTGGTTCATTGTTGGTTCATTTTCTCCTTTGCCTTTATTTTTTTAGAATCTTGTTACTGAAGGTGATCATACATTTATTCTTATTGTTGAAAATGTAGCACATATTCTTGAGACTGAAATGGCAGTCATTAAAGTTTTCGTGAAATCACTATCGTACTTTCCCTAGCAAATTTGACTATCTTAAACACTATGATGACTACAACAACAAGTTTCTGTTATACACTCCTCTTCTGGTTGCGACCTTTTGTTGCATCTTTATTGTAAAATGCCTAAGGTTTATCATTATCATTGtattttatcttcaaagttatGATAGACTCTCATTTGCACCAGTCAAAGAAACTCAAGAATTGTGCTTTTCATGAGGTATTCCTCTAGCTTTTATGAAGATGGACTTCTGAGATTCATTTCTTGGCTACTTTTGACTGTCTCTTATATCATGATACCTCTATAATTTCTTACTATCAAAATACAATGATATATCTAATGTATATCATTTTTGAAGAAAGTTAAAAAGTTGCTCAAAATGTTTTTAATTATCCTCTGTGGTGTTCTTGTCATTGAAATCTATATAATGTCTGAATGTAGCATTCTTTTTTATTTGATACTTGGAGGAATTTAATACCTGTATTCTCATTGTTAATTAAGATTGTTGTTATCTTTTGACATGAATAAGCATTATGACTGCAAATGTCATTCATTACACCGTCTTCTAATAGCTGATGATAATGGGTAGCCTTTTCTCTTTGATGGTCTATGCACTAAGCTTTTATTGGTCATTGTCTTCTTCTCATTACATTATGTGTCAGATCTTCTATGATATTAGACCTTTCATATGATCTCGAGACTAACCTTTGAACTTTTGAGGACTGCTAAAAAGGATATTGTGACTTCATGATTATCTAATGGCTGCTCATTTGTTGCTATAATTCCTTGTGCCTATTATTGTAACTTACTAGATTTGTGAATGTTTGTCTCTCTATCAGCATTATATCATATCTATTCTCTATTAAAAGCTTACATCTGTTCATTTACTCATATCATGTTGTTTCTCATAAATGATTGTTCCTTCTTATCTTGTATGTGAAATGACCTTGTACCCATATGACAACAAAGATATCAATGTTCTAATGTATCATAACTTCTAATTcacttctttatttctttgatGGGGTTGTAATAAACCTTTGAGAATATCACTATTTTGATGATGACTGTAGTTGTTATTTTATGACTATAATATACTGTTGTAATCATATCAATGCCTCTCAGACTCTGTATTCAATGTTACTACAATTATCTTTTTTCAAAAATATCGGTTGTGCTTGATGTCCTCTGGAGCCGTACTTGTGCATCATGAGTCTTAATAGTGATCTCTTTTGATATTTGGAGTTCTCATAAGATGTCCTCTAAATGCTGCTACACTTGTCTTCATTGTTGGAATCTCTTTGGATGATTTAAAGAGATCACTGTTATTGTCATTTCGCTTGTAAAATTGTTCCATTCTTAGGAAGGGTTACTTAgatattcattttatttaaataatttaattttttttttttggatcccAACAAATAGAGCTAGCCATATATTATATGGAGCTCATCCTTTTTGAGAGCAGAAATGTTTCCCTGAACATGaacatgaacaccataacacacttcATTGTTGTAGTTGTGACCACTTGGAGGTGAGGAAGCATTAAAAACGCTGTGGCACAATTGTATGTTTTGTTATTGAAATATGGATTTATTTAATGAAACATTTCACAAGATTAACCTAACTGGGATGTAAGACTTGGTTAGCGACCTGCACATTATTGTAGTAGATAACACCCTGTTTTGCTCTAGTTTGTCCATCATTTTCCGCCATGGCCAATTAATGCATCCAAAAtattaggaaattggaaatcattaGTATTGCTATAGTTAATTTTTATTTCATATCATAAAAATCAAACCCATTATATTTTTTTCCtcacaaactctttattcaagACCAGACATGCCTATCAAATCTCACAATATCTTCGTTGCTATTCTCATATCCAAATTTTCATTCAATGTTTTAGTATATTTGATTGATCTAATATATCTAGAGATTCCTTTTGGTTCTCAAGATTGActatcatcttggaagaaattgaatttgagatGCTTGCAGTACGAGTAATAAAGGAAACCTTGATTAAAAATACTTTTCTTGTCTTGTTGACACTACAATTTTTAGGTTCTCATAAGTGTCTTTGTTGATGGCTTGATAGGGAAAATGACTGAGTAGTTGAGTATGTTCAAATAGTTGTTGTACCGATAGTTGTGACCATAACTTGTGTTTCCTCTAAAAGAAGATGCACAAAAGTTAGTTTGCAAACTTGAAAAGCCTACTTTTTATAATGGTGCAGTTGCCCATCCTACTCCTCTAATCTTGAAATCAAAACTCTTTTAAATATGGATAGGGAATAGAAAATAGTAACATTACATACTATAATGTTTCTTTGAAGATCTTCTATCATAATTGAAACCTCTACACCATAAAACTCTCTCAACGGTTCATATGTGATTTCCAATGTGTATATACTTTATGCAGATTTGTTTCTCATGTGTACCACTATATTGGTAGTTTATTTCCTCCTAGATCGTTAATCAATCACAAATGGAGAGGCTAATGAATGTCTCCATTTAAGTGGGAAAGGAACATTAGACTTTTTGTCAGATTATCTACCCAAAGTATTCCACTTCACAAACATCCTAAATCAAATCCCCCACAACAAAGTTTGAATAAGGAAGTGGAGAAAGACAAACCTTAACCAAAACACTTTGTATTACAAAAAAATCTTTTATAGCTTGACAATTTAAATCATAAGTTGCATCCATTCATATTATCTCAAGATCAACTCAGATATATCCTAAATAATTACTCCTAACAAAGGTAATGTTTGTTTCTTCCAACTTTTGCCTACCCTCCAATATATTACTCAAAGCATATCTTGCTATCGGTGTAACTATTGCTCATCCAATATATATTATCATTTATGTTACTGGTCCCTGGGGAGGAACTCCCCTTCGGGAAATTGTCTCATGTTAGAATCGGTGGTCTCAAAAAAAAATTCCGAGCATTGTTTGTGTTACTTAAGATAATAATTTTTTGAATTGGCCTTCCACTCCTTTTCGATGTACCCATTGAAtgctaaggtgcaattgctagtttaataATAGAATAGAATGTATATTATATCAAGATAAGTCACTTGACAtggtttttatattatatattatatatactatattttataaatataaatttattttaaaaatattattatattattatagttATGAATATATACTATACTATACTATTGTAGCAGAAGAACCCGCATCCAAAGAACCCGCATCCAAACCGCAGGCTCTCACCACCACATGAGATATTGTTGGTGAGAAGAATTGACCTGACAGTGAGTGTGCCTATGTCAGCTGATCAAGGTGTTCATGATTCTAAGGAGTGGATGTTATTGATCCACGTTGTTCCTCCATATCCATTTGAAGCAGGCAGAGCAAATGGCAGCACAAAGAGAGCGAATGACATAAGGAAGATACTAACAAGAAGTGAAACAGAAGCAAAACTGGAAATGAAATACCTGACTACCGTCCTCCCTCAAACTAGATAGAAAAACCAAACAACAGAGAGCAGTGGACAGACATAGTTATATAAACAGTGCATACATTTAAACTGGATAGTCAATGCACGCACTTGAAACTATAGCTTACTTATGTGCGTTTCTTCGGAGAAACCACACCGATTTAAACAATACTTCAATTGATTGGTCCACACCGACTTAACAGTTTGATAATTCACGGCTTTTGCGGCTCTTCTTCCAAATGATCTTAATAGTGCTTGGTCCACACAAACAAACGAATATGCAACCAATTCTGCCGTCCTGAACTTACAAAGTCGTGGCTTGGAAATCAATTCTACAATCCAAAGCTTCGGGTCAATTTTTAGTTTTGAACTGTGCCTCATTTATAGAATAACATAATAAAACATTCTGAAATACACTAATGAATAAATAGAATAACGTATCTCCATAATAATATACTAGTTAGTAGTTTCTTCATGTAATCATAAATGATACTTTATCGAGTAGAATAATTGAACAGTTCCTACTACTCGTAAACAATATATCCAGAATCGAATCAATCAAAATTCACAGGTATGAAAGAGGAAATATAGAATCATCTTCCAGCTAATGTAGAAGACTCTGCGGTGTACGAGTGTTCCGAATTATGAGGTTCAGATAAGAGCGGGACTGAGTGGTTCGAAGCAGGGGACGAAAGAAAAGGGAAACTGCCCAACTCTACCGTCCCCTCCAATGCCCTTATTACAGTTGACATCGCTGGCCTGCTCAAAAAATCATCCTGTATACACAACATCCCCACTCCTAACATTTTGGTTGCCTCTTCCTTTACAACATCCGCTTCATCTTGAAGCCTTGAGTCTAACAAATCTGTCAATCTCCCTTCTTCGGCTTTCATCTGTAATACCGAGAATAAGCGGAACTCAGTAAGCTCTCTGCTTCTTTTTCCGCTCACAATTTCAACCAACATAACACCAAAGCTATATATATCTGCCTTCTCTGTAATATGCATATTCAACAATTCAGGAGCCATATAACCAGGTGTTCCTCTCAACATAGTTATCACTTCACTTTGCTCTCTGTTAGTCAACTTTGCAAGCCCAAAATCTGAGACCTTGGCATTGAAATGCTCATCCAGGAGAATGTTTTGGGGTTTGATGTCGAAATGAATAATTCTCTGTTCACACTCTTCATGTAAGTACACCAATCCCCGCGCTATATGAAGAACTACTTTGGATCTGGTCTTCCAATCCAGCACAAATTGATCGGAATGATTGGGAAATATCCATTTCTCAAGAGACCCATTTGGTAGATACTCATAGACGAGCATTCGATGGGATTTCTCAGCACAAAAACCTTTCAGTCTCACCAAATTAAGATGATGAATACTGCCTACCGTTTCTGCCTCTGCTTTAAACTCTTTTGTTCCTTGCCCTGCTCTGTCCAGCCGCTTCACTGCAATCTTTGTGCCATCAGACAGAACGCCTTCATAAACAGATCCGAATCCCCCGCTGCCAAGCTTCGAACTGAAATTGTTTGTAGCATTTTCCAATTCCTTGAATGAGAAACAAAAAGTTAATCCAGCCGGCCAGTTCCGAGAAGCGTCCTCATCCTCACGCTGATCACTTTTCTCCCCTGTAATGCATTTTCCAGATTTCGCCTTCCATGCCCCCAATACGAGAAACAGGACAGCGAATACACAACCAATAGCAATACCGATATCTTTAACAGAGCGATTGGCGTGCTTGGAGATGGAGATTCTCTTAACTTTAATATAAGCACTGGAATTGTAAAAGGTATCAATTGGAGTGTTCATTTGCAGAGAGTAGACATTGGACTCCAGATAACAATGACCACTAGAACTATTGCCAAAGATACCATACCTGAAAAAAGCAGCTTTGCAAGTGCAGTTTTTGAGGCAAAGAGTTTTGCATTCATCACTTGAAACCAACTCTGTGGTAGACGCATTTCCATAAGAATAAGTAAAATACGACACGTGATCCATCTCCAACAACTCATAATCTTGTAGACTGCTACTGATTGTAGATGTCTCTGGACAGACGAGAGGACTAAGTGGTAGACAGCCCGAACTGGGTTTGGAGGCATTAATCTGAGCAAAAACAACTATTGGGGTCTAttttgcacaactattggggtctatTTTGCACatctattggtctcacctttttttgggctgttttggacaccttagcaaaaagcatgctgatgtggcatcatatttgatgatgtggccctgaaatctTAGTTATAAGCAGAGGACTTGTCAAATAAGCTGTTGTAAAAAAATCGAAGTGATTTCAAATTTccaagtaagattttgagaagcgcgaagttagggtgcacaactattagGTCCTTTCCCCTAGTCAAGTGAGTTTATGCCTCTCTCTCTCCTTCCAATTATCTTGCTGGACATTTTAAAATGTTATGGAACAAGTTGAAAGTCAGTGACTACCAAATCTTCTGAGATGCAAAAAGACTCTCCCATCATTGTTGCAGATTATAGCAATTAATTCTGCCATCTTAAATTTCAGACTACTTTTTCACATTTTTTAAAAATTAGTCTTTGGTTTGAACTTTGctagtattttttttgttttcatactGGATTTTATACAACTGTTCAATATTGGATTAATGTCATGGGTTCAGACCACCTTCAATTTATTAAAAGTGTTCTGCTATTTTTTGTATTGTTAAAAGATAGACTTTATTAAAGTAATAATAGTATGAAATTTCAACGAGGATATTTTTACGGGAGTTTAATCAAATTTCACTATTGGAAAAAATCTAGTTTCTTAATTTTACACATTTAGTAAGTTCCTAAACAGTACATCAGATTTTGATGGTTTTTTGGGGATATTTTTTTACATAATTTAAGAGCTTAAAGTTATTGCTTTAGCTTCTAATTAGTTATGAATGCAAGGATTCGTTATGTGCACAAGGTCACAAAGGAGACATTTAGAAGGGATGCCCAATATCTATTCATAGGTGCCCCAAAAACCATGTGCTACAACCACACAAAAAATATTGCACAACTAATCTAATACATATTCTTCTAATAAATGTTTTTACCAATACCAATGCGCAAATCACCCAATAACCatgtgctatgggtaccaataaagttgtgCAACACTTGCAATAATATATTCAAATTTAGATCTAGTGAGTGTACAAGTGgacaactattggtacatgtgaaatattTTAGTGGGTTTTTAATTATCATGTGTTGATTATTTTTAATTAGCATGTGTTGAATGCATTGAATGTGTCTTTATTGATAACACATTCAATGGGATAAGATTTGTCCAAATTTTTCTAACAACTGGTTACATCTGATTGGATCCTTTCTCCTTGcattaaagaagaggataagatttttGACTTTTGTAGATCTTTCTAGATTTACTTTTTCCCATTTTATTCACACCGAACTATTAAGACTagagaaataaatatttttctacaaataaaaggaaaaagtTTGAATTATGCTAATGACTATAGCAAATATAAGCCAATaggaaaagaaataaataattttgataatattattaaaatatgtaaaaataataaaactatagaaatGTTAATAGATTTTTTTAATTCAATGACATGATTGGacaacaaaaagaataaattgcatcTAACGGATGCATAAGTCATATCATTGCATTCAAAGACACATTCAATGCATTCCAAGACACATTCAATGGGATAAGATTTGTCCAGATTTCTCTAACAACTGGTTACATCTGATTGGATCCTTTCTCCTTGcattaaagaagaggataagatttttGACTTTTTTAGATCTTTCTAGATTTACTTTTTCCCATTTTATTCAGACCGAACTATTAACACTagagaaataaatatttttctacaaataaaagaaaaaaaaattgaattatgcTAATGACTGTAGCAAATATAAGCCAATAGGAAAAGAAATAAAtcattttgataatattattaaaatatgtaaaaataataaaactatagaaatGTTAATAGATTTTTTTAATTCAATGACATGATTGGacaacaaaaagaataaattgcatcTAACGGATGCATAAGTCATATCATTGCATTCAAAGACACATTCAATGCATTCCAAGACACATTCAATGGGATAAGATTTGTCCAGATTTCTCTAACAACTGGTTACATCTGATTGGATCCTTTCTCCTTGcattaaagaagaggataagatttttGACTTTTTTAGATCTTTCTAGATTTACTTTTTCCCATTTTATTCAGACCAAACTATTAAGACTagagaaataaatatttttctacaaataaaagaaaaaaaattgaattatgcTAATGACTGTAGCAAATATAAGCCAATAGGAAAAGAAATAAAtcattttgataatattattaaaatatgtaaaaataataaaactatagaaatGTTAATAGATTTTTTTAATTCAATGACATGATTGGacaacaaaaagaataaattgcatcTAACGGATGCATAAGTAAGCTTGCCTatcggcaggaactaataatattTTATAGCTTTTTAAActattatatatgtatgtagagACATAATAGATAAGGAGTTGACTATAAGAACAATTTAAATGTttagttaaaaa is a genomic window of Cryptomeria japonica chromosome 7, Sugi_1.0, whole genome shotgun sequence containing:
- the LOC131039834 gene encoding G-type lectin S-receptor-like serine/threonine-protein kinase SD2-5 encodes the protein MVWTANREHLVQDNSTIGVTSSGNLVLKDAIGSLINASKPSSGCLPLSPLVCPETSTISSSLQDYELLEMDHVSYFTYSYGNASTTELVSSDECKTLCLKNCTCKAAFFRYGIFGNSSSGHCYLESNVYSLQMNTPIDTFYNSSAYIKVKRISISKHANRSVKDIGIAIGCVFAVLFLVLGAWKAKSGKCITGEKSDQREDEDASRNWPAGLTFCFSFKELENATNNFSSKLGSGGFGSVYEGVLSDGTKIAVKRLDRAGQGTKEFKAEAETVGSIHHLNLVRLKGFCAEKSHRMLVYEYLPNGSLEKWIFPNHSDQFVLDWKTRSKVVLHIARGLVYLHEECEQRIIHFDIKPQNILLDEHFNAKVSDFGLAKLTNREQSEVITMLRGTPGYMAPELLNMHITEKADIYSFGVMLVEIVSGKRSRELTEFRLFSVLQMKAEEGRLTDLLDSRLQDEADVVKEEATKMLGVGMLCIQDDFLSRPAMSTVIRALEGTVELGSFPFLSSPASNHSVPLLSEPHNSEHSYTAESSTLAGR